One window of Candidatus Krumholzibacteriia bacterium genomic DNA carries:
- the tuf gene encoding elongation factor Tu, protein MAREKFERTKPHVNVGTIGHVDHGKTTLTAAITKVLARTGGAKFVAFDQIDKAPEERARGITIATAHVEYQTKNRHYAHVDCPGHADYVKNMITGAAQMDGAILVVSAADGPMPQTREHVLLARQVNVPYMVVFMNKCDMVDDPELLDLVELEVRELLSSYEFPGDEVPIIRGSALKALEGEDDESGKCIIDLMEAVDSYIPTPKREKDKPFLMPVEDVFSITGRGTVATGRIERGVVKVSDKVERVGIKETKETVVTGVEMFRKLLDVAEAGDNVGLLLRGMEKEDIERGMVLAAPKSITPHTKFKGKAYILTKEEGGRHTPFFNGYRPQFYFRTTDVTGVATLPGGTEMVMPGDNVEMEIELITPIAMELELRFAIREGGRTVGAGVVTEVIQ, encoded by the coding sequence ATGGCCAGGGAGAAGTTCGAGAGGACAAAGCCGCACGTAAACGTGGGGACGATTGGTCACGTGGACCACGGCAAGACGACTCTGACGGCGGCGATCACGAAGGTGCTGGCGAGGACGGGCGGTGCAAAGTTCGTGGCGTTCGATCAGATCGACAAGGCGCCGGAAGAGCGCGCGCGCGGGATCACGATTGCGACGGCGCACGTGGAGTACCAGACGAAGAACCGTCACTACGCGCACGTGGACTGCCCGGGTCACGCGGACTACGTGAAGAACATGATCACGGGTGCCGCACAGATGGACGGCGCGATCCTGGTGGTGAGCGCGGCGGACGGTCCGATGCCGCAGACGCGGGAGCACGTGCTGCTGGCGCGTCAGGTGAACGTTCCGTACATGGTTGTCTTCATGAACAAGTGCGACATGGTGGACGATCCGGAGCTGCTGGACCTGGTGGAGCTGGAGGTTCGGGAGCTTCTCTCGAGCTACGAGTTCCCCGGGGACGAGGTGCCGATCATCCGGGGCAGCGCGCTGAAGGCGCTGGAGGGTGAGGACGATGAGAGCGGCAAGTGCATCATCGATCTGATGGAAGCGGTGGACAGCTACATACCGACGCCGAAGCGCGAGAAGGACAAGCCGTTCTTGATGCCGGTGGAAGACGTGTTCTCGATCACGGGGCGCGGGACGGTAGCCACGGGCCGTATCGAGCGCGGCGTGGTGAAGGTGAGCGACAAGGTTGAGCGCGTGGGCATCAAGGAGACCAAGGAGACGGTGGTGACGGGTGTGGAGATGTTCAGGAAGCTCCTGGACGTGGCGGAGGCTGGGGACAACGTGGGGTTGCTGCTGCGCGGCATGGAGAAGGAAGACATCGAGCGGGGGATGGTGCTGGCGGCACCCAAGAGCATCACGCCGCACACGAAGTTCAAGGGGAAGGCGTACATCCTGACCAAGGAAGAGGGTGGGCGTCACACGCCGTTCTTCAACGGGTACCGGCCGCAGTTCTACTTCCGGACGACGGACGTGACGGGGGTTGCGACGTTGCCGGGTGGGACGGAGATGGTGATGCCGGGCGACAACGTGGAGATGGAGATCGAGTTGATCACGCCGATCGCGATGGAGCTGGAGCTCCGGTTCGCGATCCGTGAGGGCGGTCGCACGGTGGGTGCCGGCGTCGTCACCGAAGTCATTCAGTAA
- the rpsL gene encoding 30S ribosomal protein S12 has product MPTINQLIRRGRTDKPTRSKTPAMAACPQKRGVCTRVYTQTPKKPNSALRKVARVRLTNGIEVTAYIPGEGHNLQEHSIVLIRGGRVKDLPGVRYHIVRGVLDTSGVEGRRNSRSKYGAKRPKA; this is encoded by the coding sequence GTGCCGACGATCAACCAGCTCATTCGCCGCGGGCGGACGGACAAGCCGACCCGTTCCAAGACCCCGGCGATGGCCGCGTGCCCGCAGAAGCGGGGCGTGTGTACGCGCGTCTACACGCAGACGCCCAAGAAGCCGAACTCGGCGCTGCGCAAGGTGGCGCGTGTGCGGCTCACCAACGGCATCGAAGTGACCGCGTACATCCCGGGTGAAGGGCACAACCTGCAGGAGCACTCGATCGTTCTGATTCGCGGCGGCCGCGTCAAGGACCTTCCGGGTGTTCGCTACCATATCGTGCGCGGCGTGCTCGACACCTCGGGTGTCGAGGGGCGGCGCAACAGCCGGTCGAAGTACGGCGCCAAGCGCCCGAAGGCGTAA
- the fusA gene encoding elongation factor G: MARKIPLDRVRNIGIMAHIDAGKTTATERILFYTGKTHRLGEVHEGTTTMDWMVQERERGITITSAATTCAWKNNKGQEIRINIIDTPGHVDFTAEVERSLRVLDGAIAVFCAVGGVEPQSETVWRQADKYKVPRIAFVNKMDRMGADFLNVVRMMHDRLGANAVPIQLPIGAGELFNGIIDLVRMKAFFYHEDTKGMTYDMAEIPSDLLPLAKEHRAKLVENLSDFDDELMSQFLDSGEGSQETLRAAMKRAMLEGKFVPVMCGSAFKNKGVQRLLDAVVHLLPSPADVPPVTGHDVYSTTEIIRKASDDEPFSGLVFKIMTDPHVGKLTYIRVYSGNVSTGTTVINTTTSKKDRIGRLIQMHADKREEIETVYCGDICAVIGLKDARTGDTLCDMKNPVVLERMHFPEPVLSVAIEPKTAGDQEKLSEALIKLSDEDPTFQVRTDDETGQTLISGMGELHLEILVDRMLREFKVSANVGKPQVAYKEAFGKPVEAEHKFVKQSGGRGQYGHVVIHCEPADEGVDFVFENKVVGGTVPREYVPAVEKGIKGALTAGVLAGYPVVGVKVQLLDGSYHEVDSSEIAFQVAASMAFKEAMRKSNPKLIEPIMEVEVVVPKEYMGDVMGDLSSRRGKIGGMTQRQEAQVIAARVPLAEMFGYATALRSLTQGRAVYTMQFACYEAAPKSVAEEVISKFQGKVAN, encoded by the coding sequence ATGGCGAGGAAGATACCCCTAGATCGCGTACGCAACATCGGCATCATGGCCCACATCGATGCCGGCAAGACCACGGCCACGGAGCGGATCCTCTTCTATACGGGGAAGACGCACCGGCTGGGCGAGGTCCATGAAGGTACGACCACCATGGACTGGATGGTCCAGGAGCGCGAACGCGGAATCACCATCACGTCGGCGGCCACCACCTGTGCCTGGAAGAACAACAAGGGGCAGGAGATCCGCATCAACATCATCGACACGCCCGGCCACGTGGACTTCACCGCCGAGGTGGAGCGCAGCCTGCGCGTGCTCGACGGCGCCATCGCCGTGTTCTGTGCGGTGGGCGGTGTGGAGCCCCAGTCCGAGACGGTGTGGCGGCAGGCGGACAAGTACAAGGTGCCGCGCATTGCCTTCGTCAACAAGATGGACCGCATGGGCGCGGACTTCCTGAACGTGGTGCGGATGATGCACGACCGCCTGGGAGCCAACGCGGTGCCGATCCAGTTGCCCATCGGCGCGGGCGAGCTGTTCAACGGTATCATCGACCTGGTGCGCATGAAGGCGTTCTTCTATCACGAAGACACCAAGGGCATGACGTACGACATGGCTGAGATCCCCTCGGACCTGCTGCCGCTGGCCAAGGAGCACCGCGCCAAGCTGGTGGAGAACCTCTCCGACTTCGACGACGAGCTCATGAGCCAGTTCCTCGACTCCGGTGAAGGCTCGCAGGAGACGCTGCGCGCGGCCATGAAGCGCGCCATGCTGGAGGGCAAGTTCGTTCCCGTCATGTGCGGGTCGGCGTTCAAGAACAAGGGTGTGCAGAGGTTGCTCGACGCGGTCGTTCACCTGCTTCCCTCTCCTGCCGACGTCCCGCCTGTCACCGGTCACGATGTGTACAGCACCACCGAGATCATCCGTAAGGCTTCCGACGACGAGCCGTTCTCCGGTCTGGTCTTCAAGATCATGACCGATCCGCATGTGGGCAAGCTCACGTATATCCGCGTCTACAGCGGCAATGTCAGCACCGGCACCACGGTGATCAACACAACCACGAGCAAGAAGGATCGCATCGGTCGTCTCATCCAGATGCATGCCGACAAGCGCGAGGAGATCGAGACGGTTTACTGCGGCGACATCTGCGCCGTCATCGGCCTGAAGGACGCGCGCACCGGCGACACGCTGTGCGACATGAAGAACCCCGTCGTGCTCGAGCGCATGCACTTCCCCGAGCCGGTGTTGTCGGTTGCCATCGAGCCCAAGACGGCCGGCGACCAGGAGAAGCTGTCCGAGGCGCTCATCAAGCTGTCCGATGAGGATCCCACCTTCCAGGTGCGCACCGACGATGAGACGGGTCAGACCCTCATCTCCGGCATGGGCGAGCTGCACCTCGAGATTCTGGTGGACCGCATGTTGCGCGAGTTCAAGGTGAGCGCCAACGTCGGCAAGCCGCAGGTGGCCTACAAGGAGGCCTTCGGCAAGCCGGTGGAAGCGGAGCACAAGTTCGTCAAGCAGTCCGGCGGCCGCGGCCAGTATGGCCACGTGGTCATCCACTGCGAGCCGGCCGACGAGGGCGTGGACTTCGTGTTCGAGAACAAGGTTGTGGGCGGCACCGTCCCGCGCGAGTACGTTCCCGCGGTCGAAAAGGGCATCAAGGGTGCCCTCACCGCCGGCGTGCTGGCCGGCTACCCCGTGGTCGGGGTGAAGGTGCAGCTGCTGGACGGCTCGTACCACGAGGTCGACTCCAGCGAAATCGCCTTTCAGGTGGCCGCGTCCATGGCGTTCAAGGAAGCCATGCGCAAGTCCAACCCGAAGCTCATCGAGCCCATCATGGAAGTCGAAGTCGTCGTGCCCAAGGAGTACATGGGCGACGTCATGGGCGATCTGAGTTCGCGCCGCGGCAAGATCGGCGGCATGACGCAGCGCCAGGAGGCGCAGGTCATCGCGGCGCGCGTGCCGCTGGCCGAGATGTTTGGTTATGCAACGGCGCTTCGTTCGCTCACCCAGGGGCGCGCCGTATACACGATGCAGTTTGCGTGCTACGAAGCCGCGCCCAAGAGCGTGGCCGAGGAAGTCATCAGCAAGTTCCAGGGGAAAGTGGCGAACTGA
- the rpsJ gene encoding 30S ribosomal protein S10, which translates to MEGQRIRIKLKAYEHATLDRTTDDIVRTARRTGARVIGPIPLPTRRSVYTVLRSPHVNKKSREQFEIRIHKRLIDLTHTTQQTIDDLTKLVLPAGVDIEIKT; encoded by the coding sequence TTGGAAGGCCAGAGAATCAGAATCAAGTTGAAGGCGTACGAGCACGCGACACTCGATCGCACCACGGATGACATCGTCCGCACGGCGCGGCGCACGGGCGCCCGCGTCATCGGGCCGATTCCACTTCCGACGCGACGCTCGGTGTACACGGTTCTCCGTTCGCCGCACGTGAACAAGAAGTCACGTGAACAGTTTGAGATTCGAATCCACAAACGGCTGATCGACCTGACGCACACGACGCAGCAGACGATCGACGATTTGACGAAGCTCGTCCTTCCGGCGGGCGTGGACATCGAGATCAAAACGTAG
- the rpsG gene encoding 30S ribosomal protein S7, translating to MSRRKRSRNKEYLGDPKYNDVLVARFVTYIMRKGKKSTAESIVYDSFDLIEQKSGQRGIEVFKKAIDNVRPALEVSSRRVGGATYQVPTEVRSTRRVALAMRWISGYARIRSEKTMSERLANELMQASRMEGPSVKKREDTHKMAEANKAFAHFRW from the coding sequence ATGTCGAGAAGGAAACGTTCCAGGAACAAGGAATACCTCGGGGATCCGAAGTACAACGACGTGCTGGTCGCACGGTTCGTGACGTACATCATGCGCAAGGGGAAGAAGTCGACTGCCGAGAGCATCGTCTACGACAGCTTCGACCTCATCGAACAGAAGAGCGGGCAGCGCGGCATCGAGGTCTTCAAGAAGGCCATCGACAATGTCCGGCCCGCGCTGGAAGTCTCGTCTCGTCGCGTCGGCGGTGCCACCTACCAGGTGCCCACCGAAGTGCGTTCGACGCGGCGAGTGGCCCTCGCCATGCGATGGATTTCGGGCTACGCCCGCATTCGTTCGGAGAAGACCATGTCCGAGCGACTCGCAAACGAGTTGATGCAGGCGTCCCGGATGGAGGGCCCGTCCGTCAAGAAGAGGGAAGACACCCACAAGATGGCGGAGGCCAACAAGGCGTTCGCCCACTTCCGCTGGTAA
- the rplC gene encoding 50S ribosomal protein L3: MMLIGKKIGMTQIFEPSGRVIPVSVVEVGPCPIIQVKTPEKEGYGAIQIGFDETKASRVNKPEAGHFKQAGVPVRRILREVRVDDPATFKVGDTLDVKLFEGAKIVHVTGTSKGRGFAGTIKRHNFQRGRKTHGNKNYREPGSTGSSAYPSRIMPGKRMPGRMGGVKRTTRNLTLVQIDAENNLLFIKGSIPGANNGIVFVRSDAR, from the coding sequence ATGATGCTAATCGGCAAAAAAATTGGAATGACACAGATATTCGAGCCGTCCGGCAGGGTGATCCCGGTGTCGGTCGTCGAGGTGGGGCCCTGCCCCATCATCCAGGTGAAGACCCCCGAGAAGGAAGGCTACGGCGCCATCCAGATCGGTTTCGACGAGACCAAGGCGTCCCGCGTGAACAAGCCGGAGGCCGGCCACTTCAAGCAGGCGGGCGTACCCGTGCGACGCATTCTGCGCGAGGTTCGCGTGGACGATCCCGCCACCTTCAAGGTGGGCGACACCCTCGACGTGAAGCTGTTCGAGGGTGCCAAGATCGTGCACGTCACCGGCACCTCGAAGGGGCGCGGTTTCGCGGGAACCATCAAACGCCACAACTTCCAGCGCGGGCGCAAGACGCACGGTAACAAGAACTATCGCGAGCCCGGTTCGACCGGGTCGTCCGCGTATCCGTCGCGAATCATGCCCGGCAAACGCATGCCGGGGCGCATGGGCGGCGTCAAGCGCACCACGCGCAACCTGACGCTGGTACAGATCGACGCGGAGAACAACCTGCTGTTCATCAAGGGCAGCATTCCCGGCGCGAACAACGGCATCGTGTTCGTCCGCTCGGACGCGAGGTAG